In candidate division KSB1 bacterium, the following are encoded in one genomic region:
- a CDS encoding ketoacyl-ACP synthase III produces MSSMIRGIGAAVPERILTNADLAKIVDTSDQWIQERTGMKVRHIVDDKVQNSDLSAQAAKKALDDAQMTAEEIDTIIVATVTGDVTFPATACYVQEKIGAVNAAAFDISAACSGFLFGLSIADGFIASGKSKNVLIIGCEVLSRILDWKDRTTCILFGDAAGAAVVGPANGDGRGVLGTFIKTDGRLAQLLWMPGGGTRFPAEVALSENLNNIKMKGQEVFKAAVTAMGDAAVHILKKTGLTPDEIDLLIPHQANIRIINATARRLKMPIEKVFINVQDYGNTSSASIPLALAEARQKGILKEGDVCLMVTFGGGFTWGSAAVRF; encoded by the coding sequence GTGAGTTCAATGATCCGCGGGATAGGTGCGGCCGTTCCGGAGAGAATTCTCACCAATGCCGATTTGGCAAAAATAGTGGATACCAGTGACCAGTGGATTCAGGAGCGCACGGGAATGAAAGTCCGGCATATAGTCGACGATAAGGTTCAGAATTCTGACCTATCTGCGCAAGCTGCAAAGAAAGCTTTGGACGATGCACAAATGACCGCCGAAGAAATCGATACAATTATCGTCGCGACAGTGACCGGCGATGTCACATTCCCTGCCACTGCTTGCTATGTCCAGGAAAAAATTGGCGCCGTAAATGCCGCCGCTTTTGATATTTCGGCCGCGTGTTCAGGTTTCCTTTTCGGACTCAGTATAGCCGACGGATTTATCGCATCCGGAAAAAGCAAGAATGTCCTAATCATTGGCTGCGAAGTTCTCTCCAGAATATTAGATTGGAAAGACCGGACAACCTGTATTTTATTTGGCGATGCTGCAGGTGCTGCCGTGGTGGGCCCGGCAAATGGCGACGGCCGTGGTGTTTTAGGAACATTCATCAAAACCGATGGCAGACTCGCTCAATTGTTGTGGATGCCCGGCGGCGGTACCCGTTTCCCTGCGGAAGTAGCTTTAAGTGAGAACTTAAATAATATCAAAATGAAGGGACAGGAAGTATTCAAAGCAGCGGTTACCGCAATGGGTGACGCAGCAGTCCATATATTGAAAAAAACCGGGCTAACGCCGGATGAGATCGATCTGTTGATCCCTCATCAGGCCAATATCAGAATCATTAATGCGACTGCACGCCGGTTAAAAATGCCGATAGAAAAAGTTTTTATAAACGTACAAGACTACGGCAATACTTCCTCAGCCTCTATTCCGTTGGCACTCGCCGAAGCGCGGCAAAAAGGAATTTTAAAAGAGGGCGACGTTTGTCTGATGGTGACCTTTGGTGGCGGTTTTACCTGGGGTTCGGCCGCGGTTCGTTTTTAA
- the fabD gene encoding ACP S-malonyltransferase, which yields MGKLAFVFPGQGSQFVGMAKDLYDHFEDVKQTYENANQILGFDLADICFKGPEEKLRQTRVTQPAIFVHSTVLVKLLFEKNSKPEMAAGHSLGEYSALYAAEALTFEDGLRLVKVRAELMQKASELNEGTMAAFIGLQEDVVAEVCETASSVGVVQVANFNSPGQVVISGSVAGVNRAIEIAKEKGAKRAIPLVVGGAFHSPLMEYASEGLQKALAEVEIRPASMPVYSNVHAKPVTQPDEIKQLLAEQLTSPVRWVEIVESMIQDGATEFHEVGPGSVLRGLLRRINREVTGKSIDKLENLQSY from the coding sequence ATCGGCAAATTAGCATTTGTTTTTCCGGGTCAAGGTTCACAGTTTGTTGGGATGGCAAAAGACCTTTATGACCACTTTGAAGATGTTAAACAAACCTATGAGAACGCCAATCAAATTCTGGGTTTTGATTTAGCCGATATTTGTTTTAAGGGACCCGAGGAAAAACTAAGGCAAACCCGTGTCACTCAGCCGGCGATTTTTGTACACAGCACTGTTTTAGTAAAGCTTTTGTTTGAAAAGAATAGTAAGCCGGAAATGGCCGCGGGACATAGTCTTGGCGAGTATTCCGCTCTTTACGCTGCGGAAGCTTTGACCTTCGAAGATGGATTAAGACTGGTAAAAGTTCGAGCAGAGCTCATGCAAAAGGCCAGTGAACTCAACGAAGGGACTATGGCGGCGTTTATTGGCCTGCAAGAGGATGTCGTCGCGGAGGTCTGTGAAACCGCAAGTTCTGTGGGAGTGGTTCAGGTAGCGAACTTTAATTCACCTGGGCAAGTTGTGATTTCCGGCTCCGTTGCCGGTGTCAATCGCGCTATCGAAATCGCTAAAGAAAAAGGGGCAAAGCGGGCAATCCCGCTTGTGGTTGGAGGTGCCTTTCATTCACCTTTGATGGAGTATGCTTCAGAAGGGCTGCAGAAAGCGCTCGCGGAAGTTGAGATTAGGCCGGCAAGTATGCCTGTTTATTCAAATGTCCACGCAAAACCAGTCACTCAACCTGACGAAATCAAGCAGCTTTTAGCGGAACAGCTAACTAGTCCGGTGCGCTGGGTGGAAATTGTTGAGAGCATGATTCAAGATGGCGCTACTGAGTTTCATGAAGTTGGTCCCGGTTCAGTTTTAAGAGGCCTTTTAAGACGGATTAACAGAGAAGTCACCGGAAAATCCATAGATAAATTAGAAAATCTTCAAAGTTATTAA